The following proteins come from a genomic window of Mycolicibacterium rufum:
- the nuoH gene encoding NADH-quinone oxidoreductase subunit NuoH has product MTYPDPTLFGHDPWWLILGKSLGIFVFLLLTVLTAILLERKILGRMQMRFGPNRVGPRGLLQSLADGVKLALKEGLIPAGVDKWIYLAAPVISVIPAFMAFAVIPLGGEVSVFGHRTALQLTDLPVAVLYILAVTSIGVYGIVLAGWASGSVYPLLGGLRSSAQVVSYEIAMALSFAAVFIYSGTMSTSGIVAAQTDTWFVFLLLPSFLVYLTSMVGETNRAPFDLPEAEGELVGGFHTEYSSLKFAMFMLAEYVNMTTVSALATTLFLGGWHAPWPLSLWDGANTGWWPLLWFTAKVWVFLFVFMWLRATLPRLRYDQFMALGWKILIPVSLGWIMIVATTHTLSNHGYQTWSTAAIGLGVVALAALVTFLWRSRRATRAPSPPPPVRSADHGAFPVPPMPVKERADA; this is encoded by the coding sequence GTGACCTATCCCGACCCGACGCTGTTCGGGCACGACCCGTGGTGGTTGATCCTCGGGAAGTCGCTCGGCATCTTCGTGTTCCTGCTGCTGACCGTGCTCACCGCGATCCTGCTCGAGCGAAAGATCCTGGGCCGCATGCAGATGCGGTTCGGACCCAACCGGGTCGGTCCGCGCGGGCTGCTGCAGTCGCTGGCCGACGGCGTGAAACTCGCCCTCAAGGAGGGCCTGATCCCGGCCGGGGTGGACAAGTGGATCTACCTCGCCGCACCGGTGATCTCGGTGATCCCCGCGTTCATGGCGTTCGCGGTGATCCCTCTGGGCGGCGAGGTGTCGGTGTTCGGCCATCGCACCGCGCTGCAGTTGACCGATCTGCCCGTCGCGGTGCTCTACATCCTGGCGGTCACCTCGATCGGGGTGTACGGCATCGTGCTCGCGGGATGGGCCTCGGGCTCGGTGTATCCGCTCCTCGGTGGCCTGCGGTCGTCGGCGCAGGTGGTGTCCTATGAGATCGCCATGGCCCTGTCGTTCGCCGCGGTGTTCATCTATTCGGGCACCATGTCGACCTCGGGCATCGTCGCCGCGCAGACGGACACGTGGTTCGTGTTCCTGCTGCTGCCGTCCTTCCTCGTGTACCTCACGTCCATGGTCGGTGAGACCAACCGCGCTCCCTTCGATCTGCCCGAGGCCGAGGGCGAACTCGTCGGCGGTTTCCACACCGAGTACTCCTCGTTGAAATTCGCGATGTTCATGCTCGCCGAGTACGTGAACATGACGACGGTGTCCGCGCTGGCCACCACGCTGTTCCTGGGCGGCTGGCACGCTCCGTGGCCGCTGAGCCTGTGGGACGGCGCCAATACCGGCTGGTGGCCGCTGCTGTGGTTCACCGCGAAGGTGTGGGTGTTCCTGTTCGTGTTCATGTGGCTGCGCGCCACCCTGCCCCGGCTGCGCTACGACCAGTTCATGGCGCTGGGATGGAAGATCCTCATCCCGGTCTCGCTGGGCTGGATCATGATCGTCGCCACCACCCACACGCTGAGCAATCACGGGTACCAGACCTGGTCCACCGCGGCGATCGGCCTCGGGGTCGTGGCCCTCGCGGCGCTGGTGACGTTCCTGTGGCGGTCCCGCCGCGCCACCCGGGCCCCGTCTCCCCCACCCCCTGTCCGATCGGCCGATCACGGCGCCTTCCCGGTGCCGCCGATGCCGGTGAAGGAGCGTGCAGATGCCTAA
- the nuoI gene encoding NADH-quinone oxidoreductase subunit NuoI, with translation MPKFFDALAGFGVTFGSMFKKPVTEEYPEKPGPVAQRYHGRHQLNRYPDGLEKCIGCELCAWACPADAIYVEGADNTEDERFSPGERYGRVYQINYLRCIGCGLCIEACPTRALTMTNDYELADDNRSDLIYGKDKLLAPLAPGMEAPPHPMAPGSTDDDYYLGNITPSSARSTHG, from the coding sequence ATGCCTAAGTTCTTCGACGCGCTGGCGGGTTTCGGCGTCACCTTCGGGTCGATGTTCAAAAAGCCGGTCACCGAGGAGTATCCGGAGAAACCCGGGCCGGTCGCCCAGCGCTACCACGGCCGCCACCAGCTCAACCGCTACCCCGACGGTCTGGAGAAGTGCATCGGCTGCGAGCTGTGCGCGTGGGCCTGCCCGGCGGATGCGATCTACGTCGAGGGCGCCGACAACACCGAGGACGAACGCTTCTCTCCCGGAGAGCGCTACGGCCGGGTCTATCAGATCAACTATCTGCGGTGCATCGGCTGCGGCCTGTGTATCGAGGCCTGCCCCACCCGTGCGTTGACGATGACCAATGACTACGAGCTGGCCGACGACAACAGGTCCGATCTGATCTACGGCAAGGACAAGCTGCTGGCTCCGCTCGCGCCCGGGATGGAGGCGCCGCCGCATCCCATGGCGCCGGGCAGCACCGACGACGACTACTACCTCGGCAACATCACACCGTCCTCGGCGAGGAGCACCCATGGGTGA
- a CDS encoding NADH-quinone oxidoreductase subunit J → MGETVAFWVLAVVTVLGALGVVSAPKAVYSAISLAVTMIALAVLYIVQDAPFLGVVQVVVYTGAVMMLFLFVLMLIGVDSSESLVETLRGQRVAAIVIGLGFGVLLIAGIGSVSTNGFTGLGQANANGNVEGLAALIFTKYLWAFELTGALLITAALGAMVLAHRERFERRKTQRELAVERFAPGGHPTTLPNPGVYARHNAVDVPARLPDGTGSELSVSAILQLRPVPADPENGESR, encoded by the coding sequence ATGGGTGAGACCGTGGCGTTCTGGGTGCTCGCCGTCGTCACGGTGCTCGGGGCACTCGGGGTGGTGTCCGCACCCAAGGCGGTCTACTCGGCGATCTCGCTGGCCGTCACGATGATCGCGCTCGCCGTGCTCTACATCGTCCAGGACGCCCCGTTCCTCGGCGTGGTGCAGGTGGTGGTCTACACCGGCGCGGTGATGATGCTGTTCCTGTTCGTGCTGATGCTCATCGGCGTCGACTCCTCCGAGTCACTGGTGGAGACGTTGCGCGGGCAGCGGGTCGCGGCGATCGTGATCGGCCTCGGCTTCGGTGTCCTGCTGATCGCCGGCATCGGCAGCGTGTCGACGAACGGATTCACCGGGCTGGGGCAGGCGAATGCGAACGGCAACGTCGAAGGCCTTGCCGCACTGATCTTCACGAAGTACCTGTGGGCGTTCGAATTGACCGGCGCGTTGCTCATCACCGCCGCACTGGGCGCCATGGTGCTCGCCCACCGGGAACGCTTCGAGCGCCGCAAGACCCAGCGCGAGCTCGCGGTCGAACGCTTCGCCCCCGGCGGGCACCCGACCACGTTGCCCAATCCCGGTGTCTACGCGCGGCACAACGCCGTCGACGTGCCCGCCCGACTGCCCGACGGGACCGGCTCGGAATTGTCGGTCAGTGCGATCCTGCAGCTGCGCCCCGTCCCCGCCGACCCCGAGAACGGGGAGAGCCGGTGA
- the nuoK gene encoding NADH-quinone oxidoreductase subunit NuoK, translating to MNPDNYLYLSALLFTIGAAGVLLRRNAIVMFMCVELMLNAGNLAFVAFSRIHGQLDGQVVAFFTMVVAACEVVIGLAIIMTIFRTRRSANVDDASLLRH from the coding sequence GTGAACCCCGACAACTACCTCTACCTCTCGGCGCTGCTGTTCACCATCGGCGCCGCGGGAGTGCTGCTGCGGCGCAACGCGATCGTCATGTTCATGTGCGTGGAGCTGATGCTCAACGCGGGCAATCTCGCGTTCGTCGCGTTCTCCCGGATCCACGGCCAACTCGACGGACAGGTGGTGGCGTTCTTCACGATGGTGGTCGCGGCGTGCGAGGTGGTGATCGGCCTGGCGATCATCATGACGATCTTCCGGACCCGGCGCTCGGCGAACGTCGACGACGCCAGCCTGCTGAGGCACTAG
- the nuoL gene encoding NADH-quinone oxidoreductase subunit L translates to MTLPVWLLIALPLAGALVLLLAGRRSDSWGHLLGTVASLASFVCAAVLFADMLGRDAEQRAMHQSLFSWVPVGELRVDFGLQLDQLSMCFALLITGVGSLIHIYSIGYMAHDPGRRRFFAYLNLFLAAMLLLVLADNYLGLYMGWEGVGLASYLLIGFWSHKPSAATAAKKAFVVNRVGDIGLAVALMVMFSAVGAVSFGGVFDAAPRLGEGTLTAIGLLLLLAACGKSAQVPLQSWLGDAMEGPTPVSALIHAATMVTAGVYLIVRSAPVFDLAPHAQTAVVVVGTVTLLFGAIIGCAKDDIKKALAASTMSQIGYMVLAAGLGPAGYAFAIMHLLTHGFFKAGLFLGAGSVMHAMNDEVNMRRFGGLRKALPVTFVTFGLGYLAIIGIPPLAGFFSKDGIIEAALGAGGIKGVILGTATILGAGITAFYMTRVMLMTFFGEKRWDEQSHPHEAPAVMTWPMILLAVGSVTAGGALAIGGTLQTWLEPVVGAHEAHHAVPVWVVTVVVLAVVAVGIAIAYRMYGTRAVPDEAPAGSALTVAARRDLYGDAFNERVLMAPGAQLTRGLTELDDEAVDGAAGGLAAAIGRASAGLRQVQTGFARSYALSMLAGATFVVALILAVNLW, encoded by the coding sequence ATGACGCTTCCCGTGTGGCTGCTCATCGCCCTGCCGCTGGCGGGCGCCCTGGTGCTGTTGCTGGCCGGCAGACGCTCCGACTCCTGGGGCCACCTGCTGGGGACGGTGGCATCGCTGGCGTCATTCGTCTGCGCCGCGGTGCTTTTCGCCGACATGCTGGGCCGCGACGCCGAGCAGCGTGCGATGCACCAGAGCCTGTTCAGCTGGGTGCCCGTCGGCGAGTTGCGCGTCGACTTCGGCCTGCAGCTCGACCAGCTGTCGATGTGCTTCGCGCTGCTGATCACCGGCGTGGGTTCGCTGATCCACATCTACTCGATCGGCTACATGGCCCACGATCCCGGCCGCAGGCGATTCTTCGCGTACCTGAACCTGTTCCTCGCCGCGATGCTGCTGCTCGTGCTCGCCGACAACTACCTCGGGCTCTACATGGGCTGGGAGGGTGTGGGTTTGGCGTCCTACCTGTTGATCGGATTCTGGTCGCACAAACCGTCCGCCGCCACCGCGGCCAAGAAGGCGTTCGTCGTCAACCGGGTCGGCGACATCGGGTTGGCCGTCGCGCTGATGGTGATGTTCTCCGCCGTCGGCGCCGTCTCCTTCGGCGGGGTGTTCGATGCCGCACCGCGCCTGGGCGAGGGCACGCTGACCGCGATCGGTCTGCTGCTGCTTCTCGCCGCGTGCGGCAAATCGGCCCAGGTGCCTCTGCAGTCCTGGCTCGGCGACGCGATGGAGGGCCCCACCCCGGTGTCGGCGCTCATCCACGCCGCCACCATGGTGACCGCGGGGGTGTACCTGATCGTCCGCTCCGCACCGGTGTTCGACCTCGCCCCGCATGCGCAGACGGCGGTGGTGGTCGTCGGCACGGTGACGTTGTTGTTCGGGGCGATCATCGGATGCGCCAAGGACGACATCAAGAAGGCGCTCGCGGCGTCGACGATGAGCCAGATCGGCTACATGGTGCTGGCGGCGGGCCTGGGCCCGGCGGGCTATGCGTTCGCGATCATGCACCTGCTCACCCACGGCTTCTTCAAGGCCGGCCTGTTCCTCGGCGCCGGGTCGGTCATGCACGCGATGAACGACGAGGTGAACATGCGCCGCTTCGGCGGGCTGCGCAAAGCCTTACCCGTGACGTTCGTGACGTTCGGCCTCGGCTACCTCGCGATCATCGGGATCCCGCCGCTGGCCGGGTTCTTCTCCAAGGACGGCATCATCGAGGCCGCGCTCGGCGCGGGCGGCATCAAGGGCGTGATCCTCGGCACGGCGACGATTCTCGGGGCCGGTATCACCGCGTTCTACATGACGCGGGTGATGCTGATGACGTTCTTCGGGGAGAAGCGCTGGGATGAGCAGTCGCATCCGCACGAGGCGCCCGCGGTGATGACGTGGCCGATGATCCTGCTGGCGGTGGGCTCGGTGACCGCCGGTGGCGCGCTGGCCATCGGCGGCACACTGCAGACCTGGCTCGAACCCGTCGTCGGCGCCCACGAGGCCCATCACGCGGTGCCGGTCTGGGTGGTGACCGTGGTGGTGCTGGCCGTCGTCGCGGTCGGCATCGCGATCGCCTACCGCATGTACGGCACCCGGGCGGTGCCCGACGAGGCGCCCGCCGGGTCGGCACTGACCGTCGCGGCGCGGCGCGACCTGTACGGGGATGCGTTCAACGAGAGGGTGCTGATGGCGCCGGGGGCGCAATTGACCAGGGGGCTCACCGAACTCGACGACGAGGCGGTCGACGGCGCGGCCGGCGGCCTGGCCGCGGCCATCGGCCGGGCGTCGGCGGGGCTGCGGCAGGTGCAGACCGGGTTCGCCCGGTCCTACGCCCTGTCGATGCTCGCCGGGGCGACGTTCGTCGTCGCACTGATCCTGGCGGTCAACCTGTGGTGA
- a CDS encoding NADH-quinone oxidoreductase subunit M, which yields MSLPWLSVLWAVPMLGAVVVMVLPAAARSLAKWVALAVSLAVLAVTAVIAVGFDPGGEQYQFVENYRWIPSFGTGYILGVDGIALALVVLTAVLVPLLIVAGWNDAGDRLSWGGRSVHIYFALTLAVEGMVLISLVSLDILLFYVFFEAMLIPMYFLIGGFGGRDRSRAAVKFLLYNLFGGLIMLAAVVGLYVATASSDAFDAGTFDLRAIVAAVAGGEFTMNPLVMHLLFGGFMFAFAVKAPLWPLHRWLPDAAVEATPASAVLMMAIMDKVGTFGMIRYCLTLFPDSAKYFSPLIITLAVIGIVYGAVVAIGQTDVMRLIAYTSISHFGFIILGIFVMTTQGQSGSTLYMVNHGISTAALFLIAGFLVSRRGSRLISAYGGVQKVAPVLAGTFLVAGLATLSLPGLAPFISEFLVLIGTFTRYPVFGVLAASALVLSAIYVLWMYQRMMTGPTPPALAEGDTRLPDLRAREIAVVAPLIALLLVLGVYPKPALDVINPAVTHTLTTIDQPDPAPRMAEGPVR from the coding sequence ATGTCTCTGCCGTGGCTGAGTGTGCTGTGGGCCGTCCCGATGCTGGGCGCCGTGGTGGTGATGGTGCTGCCCGCGGCCGCGCGCTCGCTGGCCAAGTGGGTGGCGCTGGCCGTGTCACTGGCCGTGCTCGCCGTCACCGCGGTGATCGCGGTGGGCTTCGACCCGGGCGGTGAGCAATACCAGTTCGTCGAGAACTACCGCTGGATCCCGTCATTCGGCACCGGTTACATCCTCGGCGTCGACGGTATCGCGCTGGCCCTGGTGGTGCTGACCGCGGTGCTGGTGCCGCTGCTGATCGTCGCGGGCTGGAACGACGCGGGCGATCGGCTCAGCTGGGGCGGCCGGTCGGTGCACATCTACTTCGCGCTGACGCTGGCCGTCGAGGGCATGGTCCTCATCTCGCTGGTCTCGCTGGACATCCTGCTGTTCTACGTGTTCTTCGAGGCCATGCTGATCCCGATGTACTTCCTCATCGGCGGGTTCGGTGGCCGCGACCGCAGCCGGGCGGCGGTGAAGTTCCTGCTGTACAACCTGTTCGGCGGTCTGATCATGCTCGCCGCGGTGGTGGGGCTCTATGTCGCGACCGCCTCGAGTGACGCTTTCGACGCAGGCACCTTCGACCTGCGGGCGATCGTCGCCGCGGTCGCCGGCGGCGAGTTCACCATGAACCCCCTGGTGATGCACCTGCTCTTCGGCGGCTTCATGTTCGCGTTCGCGGTGAAGGCGCCGCTGTGGCCGCTGCACCGCTGGCTGCCCGACGCGGCGGTCGAGGCGACTCCGGCCAGCGCGGTGCTGATGATGGCGATCATGGACAAGGTCGGCACGTTCGGCATGATCCGCTACTGCCTGACGTTGTTCCCCGATTCGGCGAAGTACTTCAGCCCCTTGATCATCACGCTCGCCGTGATCGGCATCGTGTACGGCGCGGTCGTCGCGATCGGGCAGACCGACGTCATGCGGTTGATCGCGTACACGTCGATCTCGCATTTCGGCTTCATCATTCTCGGCATCTTCGTGATGACCACCCAGGGGCAGTCGGGGTCGACGCTGTACATGGTCAACCACGGCATCTCGACCGCAGCGCTGTTCCTGATCGCCGGGTTCCTGGTATCGCGCCGGGGCTCCCGTCTCATCAGCGCCTACGGCGGAGTGCAGAAGGTGGCGCCGGTACTGGCGGGGACCTTCCTGGTGGCGGGTCTGGCCACGCTGTCGCTGCCCGGGCTGGCGCCGTTCATCAGTGAGTTCCTGGTCCTGATCGGCACCTTCACCCGTTACCCGGTGTTCGGTGTGCTGGCCGCCAGTGCACTGGTGCTGTCGGCGATCTACGTGCTGTGGATGTACCAGCGGATGATGACCGGGCCGACTCCGCCCGCGCTGGCCGAGGGCGACACCCGGCTTCCCGATCTGCGGGCGCGCGAGATCGCCGTCGTCGCTCCGCTCATCGCGCTGCTGTTGGTGCTCGGGGTGTATCCGAAGCCGGCCCTCGACGTGATCAACCCCGCGGTGACACACACGTTGACCACGATCGACCAGCCCGACCCGGCACCCCGGATGGCGGAAGGCCCGGTGCGATGA
- the nuoN gene encoding NADH-quinone oxidoreductase subunit NuoN gives MNLPTPSIEYGLLSPMLIVFGAAVLGVLLETLLPRRQRYPAQVTLSLVALVAAFVAVVLVGRDLHGGNGTSAVMGAVAVDRPALFLQGTILLVGILGILLIGERRIAVPDRGEQGGGLDAFTPQASAIAGSVAEKQATTAGVIQTEVFPLTMFAVGGMLLFPAADDLLTMFIALEVLSLPLYLLCGLARRRRLLSQESSLKYFLLGAFSSAFFLYGAAMLYGYAGTLSLPGIAEAVSAGTGSRSLALIGIALLLVGVLFKVGAVPFHSWIPDVYQGAPTPITAFMAAATKIAAFGAMLRLFFVALPGLHDDWRPVLWTIAIATMAVGTVTAVTQSDVKRILAYSAVAHSGFILTGVIAGNESGLSSTLFYLFAYGFSTVGAFAVVGLVRDADGEEDTALARWAGLGKRYPLVGIVFSLFLLAFAGIPLTSGFVSKFAVFKAAGEGGAIPLVVVGVIASAIAAYFYVRVIVLMFFTDRPDDAPTVVVPSAMTTAVVAVTAAVTFLLGALPQPLLDLANAANRFL, from the coding sequence ATGAACCTGCCCACACCGTCCATCGAGTACGGCCTGCTGTCGCCGATGCTGATCGTGTTCGGCGCCGCGGTGCTCGGGGTGCTCCTCGAAACCCTGCTCCCCCGCAGGCAGCGCTACCCCGCCCAGGTCACCCTCAGCCTGGTGGCCCTGGTCGCGGCGTTCGTCGCCGTCGTGCTGGTGGGACGAGACCTGCACGGCGGCAACGGCACCAGCGCAGTGATGGGTGCGGTGGCCGTCGACCGTCCCGCGCTGTTCCTGCAGGGCACGATCCTGCTGGTGGGGATCCTCGGCATCCTGCTGATCGGCGAACGCCGCATCGCCGTGCCCGACCGTGGCGAGCAGGGCGGCGGACTGGACGCCTTCACCCCGCAGGCCTCCGCGATCGCCGGCAGCGTCGCCGAGAAGCAGGCGACCACGGCGGGCGTCATCCAGACCGAGGTGTTCCCGCTGACCATGTTCGCCGTCGGCGGCATGCTGCTGTTCCCCGCGGCCGACGACCTGCTGACGATGTTCATCGCGCTCGAGGTGTTGTCGCTGCCGCTGTACCTGCTGTGCGGGCTGGCGCGGCGGCGCCGGTTGCTGTCGCAGGAGTCGTCCCTGAAGTACTTCCTGCTGGGCGCCTTCTCGTCGGCGTTCTTCCTGTACGGCGCCGCGATGTTGTACGGCTACGCCGGCACACTGTCGCTGCCCGGCATCGCCGAGGCGGTGTCGGCGGGCACGGGTTCGCGGTCGCTGGCGTTGATCGGGATCGCGCTGCTGCTGGTCGGTGTGCTGTTCAAAGTCGGTGCCGTGCCGTTCCATTCGTGGATCCCCGACGTCTACCAGGGGGCGCCGACGCCGATCACGGCGTTCATGGCCGCGGCCACCAAGATCGCGGCGTTCGGGGCCATGTTGCGGCTGTTCTTCGTGGCGCTGCCCGGCCTGCACGACGACTGGCGGCCCGTGCTGTGGACGATCGCGATCGCCACGATGGCCGTCGGCACCGTCACCGCCGTGACGCAGAGCGACGTGAAGCGGATCCTGGCGTATTCCGCGGTGGCACACAGCGGTTTCATCCTGACCGGCGTGATCGCCGGCAACGAGTCGGGCCTGTCGTCCACGCTGTTCTATCTGTTCGCCTACGGATTCTCGACCGTCGGGGCGTTCGCGGTGGTGGGTCTGGTCCGCGACGCCGACGGTGAGGAGGACACCGCGCTGGCCCGATGGGCGGGATTGGGCAAGCGCTATCCGCTGGTGGGCATCGTGTTCTCGCTGTTCCTGCTGGCGTTCGCGGGTATTCCGCTGACCAGTGGCTTCGTCAGCAAGTTCGCGGTGTTCAAGGCGGCGGGCGAGGGCGGGGCCATCCCCCTGGTGGTCGTCGGCGTGATCGCGAGCGCGATCGCGGCGTACTTCTACGTCCGCGTGATCGTGCTGATGTTCTTCACCGACCGTCCCGACGATGCGCCGACCGTGGTGGTGCCCAGCGCGATGACGACGGCGGTCGTGGCCGTCACCGCGGCGGTGACGTTCCTGCTCGGTGCGCTACCGCAGCCGCTGCTCGATCTCGCCAACGCGGCCAACCGCTTCCTCTGA
- a CDS encoding enoyl-CoA hydratase, translating to MPTELVLTADHGAVRVLTLNRPHARNALSRDLIRAGYTALTDADADESVRAVVLTGADPAFCAGVDLKEAARDGLSYFEEFRKQSCIAAVAAMRTPVVGAVNGATFTGGLEMALGCDFLVASDRAVFADTHARVGILPGGGMTARLPQLVGAAMARRLSMTGEVVDAVRAERIGLVTEVVPHDRLLARAIELATQIAEVPGPTMRSLKEIYTSGAAAVTDPALAAEERIAFAQHREFDELGDRFTAVAQRNREQITPR from the coding sequence ATGCCGACCGAACTGGTGCTCACCGCCGATCACGGGGCGGTTCGTGTGCTCACGCTGAACCGCCCGCACGCCCGCAACGCGCTCAGCCGCGATCTGATCCGCGCCGGCTACACGGCCTTGACCGACGCGGACGCCGACGAGTCCGTCCGCGCGGTCGTGCTCACCGGGGCCGACCCGGCGTTCTGCGCCGGTGTCGACCTCAAAGAGGCAGCGCGCGATGGCCTTTCGTACTTCGAGGAGTTCCGTAAGCAGAGTTGCATCGCCGCGGTGGCCGCCATGCGCACGCCGGTGGTGGGCGCAGTCAACGGCGCGACCTTCACCGGCGGGCTGGAGATGGCGCTGGGCTGCGACTTCCTCGTCGCCTCGGACCGGGCGGTGTTCGCCGACACCCACGCCCGGGTCGGCATCCTGCCCGGCGGTGGGATGACGGCGCGGTTGCCGCAGCTGGTCGGCGCGGCGATGGCGCGTCGGCTGTCGATGACCGGCGAGGTGGTCGACGCCGTCCGGGCCGAGCGCATCGGGTTGGTCACCGAGGTGGTGCCGCACGACCGGTTGCTCGCGCGGGCGATCGAACTCGCCACCCAGATCGCCGAGGTCCCGGGGCCCACGATGCGCAGCCTGAAGGAGATCTACACCAGCGGTGCGGCCGCGGTGACCGATCCGGCGCTGGCCGCCGAGGAGCGGATCGCGTTCGCGCAGCACCGCGAGTTCGACGAACTCGGGGACCGCTTCACGGCTGTCGCACAACGCAACCGGGAGCAGATCACCCCGCGCTGA
- a CDS encoding TetR/AcrR family transcriptional regulator, which translates to MKADPSSADKTPSAGRPRDPRIDAAILRATADLLVEIGYAGVTMAAVAERAGTTKTALYRRWSSKAELVHEAAFPVTPSAIDTPPGDIAADLRAMVAAARDVFTSPVVAAALPGLISDMSADPAMLSRVSARFTDLFAAVRTRLLDAVDRGEVRDDVDPDGLVHLIGGATMLALLQAPDYLASAAWVDNTTSILLRGVATR; encoded by the coding sequence ATGAAAGCAGACCCGTCCTCGGCTGACAAGACCCCGAGTGCCGGACGCCCACGCGACCCGCGTATCGACGCTGCCATATTGCGGGCCACCGCGGACCTCCTTGTCGAAATCGGCTATGCGGGCGTCACGATGGCCGCCGTCGCCGAACGCGCAGGCACCACCAAGACCGCGCTGTACCGCCGCTGGTCGAGCAAGGCCGAACTGGTGCACGAGGCGGCGTTCCCGGTCACCCCGTCGGCGATCGACACCCCGCCGGGGGACATCGCGGCGGACCTGCGGGCGATGGTGGCCGCGGCGCGCGACGTGTTCACCAGCCCCGTCGTGGCTGCCGCACTGCCCGGCCTGATCTCCGACATGTCGGCCGACCCCGCGATGCTCAGCCGGGTCAGTGCACGGTTCACCGACCTGTTCGCCGCGGTGCGCACGCGGCTGCTCGACGCCGTCGACCGCGGCGAGGTGCGCGACGACGTGGACCCCGACGGACTGGTCCACCTCATCGGCGGGGCGACGATGCTGGCCCTGTTGCAGGCACCCGACTATCTGGCGAGCGCGGCGTGGGTGGACAACACGACGTCGATCCTGCTGCGCGGCGTGGCCACCCGCTAG
- a CDS encoding phosphotransferase family protein — protein MTTDPAVEDVDRLQRSSRDMTNVPAALSTWLSTVLPNTTPEITVDSGVDTNGMSSETILVSGRWVQGGSPVEQQWVARVAPAESDVPVFEHYRLDHQHEVMRLVAELTDVPVPGVRWLERSGDVLGRPFFLMDRVEGIVPPDVMPYTFGGNWLFDADPQQQRLLQDNTVKVLAALHSIPDAQQTFGFLQDIDPPGETALHRHFGWLKSWYEFSVPDIGRSPLVERALAWLEEQFPADVAATEPVLVWGDSRIGNVMYRDFAPVAVLDWEMATVGPREFDVAWLGFAHMVFQELTKLAGLPGMPDFLREDDIRATYRDATGIEVGDLDWFYVYSAVVWCCVFMRTGARRVHFGEIEKPDDVETLFYHGSLLKRLLRETA, from the coding sequence GTGACCACTGACCCAGCCGTCGAGGACGTCGACCGGCTCCAACGGTCCAGCCGCGACATGACGAACGTGCCCGCCGCGCTGTCCACCTGGCTGTCGACCGTGCTGCCCAACACCACGCCCGAGATCACCGTGGACAGCGGTGTGGACACCAACGGCATGTCGTCGGAGACCATCCTGGTGTCGGGCCGATGGGTGCAGGGCGGCAGCCCGGTCGAGCAGCAGTGGGTCGCGCGGGTCGCCCCCGCCGAGTCGGACGTGCCGGTCTTCGAGCACTACCGGCTCGACCATCAGCACGAGGTGATGCGCCTGGTCGCCGAGTTGACCGACGTCCCGGTGCCGGGCGTGCGGTGGCTCGAGCGTTCCGGCGACGTGCTGGGACGGCCGTTCTTCCTGATGGACCGCGTCGAGGGGATCGTCCCGCCCGACGTCATGCCCTACACGTTCGGCGGCAACTGGCTCTTCGACGCCGACCCGCAGCAGCAGCGCCTGCTGCAGGACAACACCGTCAAGGTGTTGGCCGCGCTGCACTCGATCCCCGACGCGCAGCAGACGTTCGGCTTCCTGCAGGACATCGATCCGCCCGGGGAGACGGCGCTGCACCGGCACTTCGGCTGGCTGAAGAGTTGGTACGAGTTCAGCGTGCCCGACATCGGACGCTCCCCCCTGGTCGAGCGGGCGCTGGCCTGGCTCGAGGAGCAGTTCCCCGCCGACGTGGCTGCTACCGAACCCGTTCTCGTCTGGGGTGATTCGCGGATCGGCAACGTCATGTACCGCGACTTCGCCCCCGTCGCGGTGCTCGACTGGGAGATGGCCACCGTCGGCCCGCGCGAGTTCGACGTCGCGTGGCTCGGGTTCGCGCACATGGTGTTCCAGGAGCTGACCAAGCTCGCCGGATTGCCCGGTATGCCGGACTTCTTGCGCGAGGACGACATCCGGGCCACCTATCGCGACGCCACGGGCATCGAAGTCGGCGACCTCGACTGGTTCTACGTGTACTCCGCGGTGGTGTGGTGCTGCGTGTTCATGCGCACAGGCGCCCGCCGGGTGCACTTCGGGGAGATCGAGAAGCCGGACGACGTCGAGACGTTGTTCTACCACGGCTCACTGCTGAAGCGACTGCTAAGAGAGACCGCCTGA